CCGCCCTCGATTTCCACTCCACCCCCCCGGCGATCGATCCCGCCGGGGTTTTTCTTTTCATTCCCGCTGATTTCGCTACACACACCCGTGCCAGGCCATTCCGGCTTGGGATGTTGAATAGTGAATGTTGCATTCACGCCCTCTGCACCTCACTCTTCAAAATTCACTCTTCAAAATTCAACCATGTCCGATCAACGAAAACCATTCCCCTTCGCCGATTTTGAGCCCAAGTGGCAGCAATATTGGGATGAACACAAGACCTTCCACACGCCCAACCCGGGGGAGGAGGGCTTTGATGCCTCCAAACCGAAGTACTTCATTCTCGATATGTTTCCCTACCCGTCGGGTGCCGGTCTACACGTCGGGCACCCCGAGGGATACACCGCCACGGATATTCTGGGCCGGTATAAAAAGATGAATGCTTTCAACGTCCTGCACCCGATGGGCTGGGACGCATTCGGCCTGCCGGCCGAACAATACGCCATCAAAACCGGCCAGCACCCGAGGATCACCACAGAGGCGAATGTTGATAATTTCCGCCGACAGCTCAAGTCGCTCGGCTTCGGCTACGATTGGGATCGTGAGGTCAATACAACGGACCCGGATTATGTCCGCTGGACGCAGTGGATCTTCCTACAGCTTTACAACTCCTATTTTAACGAAGAAACCCGGAAAGCCGCGCCTGTTTCCGAGCTCGAAACAAAAGGTTGGACACGTCAGGAGATCGACAACGTCCGCCTCGCATTCGTCAACGAAGCCCCCGTCAACTGGTCGCCGTCCATGGGCACCGTGCTCGCCAACGAGGAGATTGAGGAGTGGAAGGCCAAGGGGGAAACCGTTGAACGCAGACCACTACGCCAGTGGATGCTGCGGATCACGAAGTATGCCGACCGCCTGATCAACGAGCTCGATGACCTCGACTGGCCTGAATCGATCAAGCTTCTCCAGAAAAACTGGATCGGTAAATCAGTGGGAGCTAGTGTGAAGTTTCAAGTTTCAAGTGGCGTGAGCTCCAGCAACCAAGCACTTGAAACTGAAAACTTGAAACTTGAATCTCCCCACGAAGTGGAAGTTTTCACCACCCGGCCCGATACCTTGTTCGGCGCCACCTACATGGTGCTTGCGCCTGAACACCCACTTGTCGAAACAATCACCAGCGCAGAACAAAAGGATGCCGTGGATGCCTACATCAAGGCATGCGCCTCCAAGTCTGATCTGGAACGTGGCGACCTCAACAAAAACAAATCCGGTGTCGCCACCGGAGCCACCGCCACCAACCCCGTCAACGGTGAGCAAATCCCCGTATGGATCGCCGACTACGTTATGATGGGCTACGGCACCGGTGCCATCATGGCCGTACCCGCGCACGATGAAAGGGATTTTGAGTTTGCCACCCAATTTGGTCTGCCGATCCGGCAAGTTGTCCAGGAGGGGAGCGTGGGCGTCCCGCCCGCACTCTTCAATCAGGAACAATCCGTCACCACGGGCACTCACAAACTCCCCCACTGGCAACAAGGCGAAGCGGCCTGCTTTGTCACCTGGCGCATGGCGGACAGCCTGCCCCAGGAAAAACTCAGGCAGATTGAGTCCGACCGCGAAATCTGGTTATCAAACAACCCCAAACCCTGGTCCAAGGAACAAAACAAGGAATATCACCAGACATTCACTGACCGGGTGGAAACATGGCTCGATCAAGGGCACGGCACCTGTGCCTTGAAAGATCCTAAACTAAGCGAGCTCACACTTGCCGCGCTCAAACACTTCGATGGTGAGCGATATGACCTGTACTCAGCCATCGTCATGCCGAATCACGTGCATGTGCTTTTCTCTCCACGGGATGGCCACAATCTCAGCGACATCCTACACTCTTGGAAAAGCTTCACCGCAAAGGAAATCAACAAGAAGATCAACAGTGAAGGTAGTTTCTGGCAGCCCGAGTATTATGACAGGCTGATCCGTAGTCAGGAACACTTTGATAGGGTGATGGAATACATAGCGGAGAATCCAGTGAAGGCTGGGCTATCTGAGGGTGATTATGCCCTCTATGAGAGAAATGATAAGAGGGCGGGCGGGACGCCCACGCTCCCTTCTGTGGCCTCCGGCTACGCCGTCAATTCCGGTTTCCTCAATGGCATGAAAACCAAAGACGCGAAACAGGCTATGATCGCATGGCTGGAGGAAAACGGCAAAGGCGAAGCCAAGGTCAACTTCAAGCTGCGCGACTGGCTGTTCTCCCGCCAACGCTACTGGGGAGAACCCTTCCCGATTCTCTGGCAAGACGGC
The sequence above is drawn from the Akkermansiaceae bacterium genome and encodes:
- a CDS encoding leucine--tRNA ligase, with product MSDQRKPFPFADFEPKWQQYWDEHKTFHTPNPGEEGFDASKPKYFILDMFPYPSGAGLHVGHPEGYTATDILGRYKKMNAFNVLHPMGWDAFGLPAEQYAIKTGQHPRITTEANVDNFRRQLKSLGFGYDWDREVNTTDPDYVRWTQWIFLQLYNSYFNEETRKAAPVSELETKGWTRQEIDNVRLAFVNEAPVNWSPSMGTVLANEEIEEWKAKGETVERRPLRQWMLRITKYADRLINELDDLDWPESIKLLQKNWIGKSVGASVKFQVSSGVSSSNQALETENLKLESPHEVEVFTTRPDTLFGATYMVLAPEHPLVETITSAEQKDAVDAYIKACASKSDLERGDLNKNKSGVATGATATNPVNGEQIPVWIADYVMMGYGTGAIMAVPAHDERDFEFATQFGLPIRQVVQEGSVGVPPALFNQEQSVTTGTHKLPHWQQGEAACFVTWRMADSLPQEKLRQIESDREIWLSNNPKPWSKEQNKEYHQTFTDRVETWLDQGHGTCALKDPKLSELTLAALKHFDGERYDLYSAIVMPNHVHVLFSPRDGHNLSDILHSWKSFTAKEINKKINSEGSFWQPEYYDRLIRSQEHFDRVMEYIAENPVKAGLSEGDYALYERNDKRAGGTPTLPSVASGYAVNSGFLNGMKTKDAKQAMIAWLEENGKGEAKVNFKLRDWLFSRQRYWGEPFPILWQDGNHKALPESELPVLQPEMDDFKPTGSPEGPLAKATDWINYSETAKRETNTMPQWAGSCWYYLRYCDPDNTERFISKEAEQYWSGTESTGMVDLYVGGTEHAVLHLLYARFWHKVLHDLGHVSTIEPFQKLVNQGLILGEDGQKMSKSLGNVVNPDDVVKEYGADALRLYEMFMGPLEQVKPWQMKGVEGVSRFLAKVWRLAFEQNQEAEWVLSRKITNDKPSPETDKELLKVLHETIKKVGEDIERLSFNTAISQMMICTNTFGKAEKIPALLIRDLLKCLNPFAPHITEEIHQQLGEAFPSAKCSRGCILADRAWPSYNEEFLVEDEVEIVVQVNGKLRAKITVAKDAPKDEIEALAQQDTNVIQHTDGKTIRKIIVVPGRLVNIVAN